Within the Halorhabdus rudnickae genome, the region ACGAAACTCCCTATGACGCCGCCGAGAAGCAACGCCAGCGCGATCAGGAGGAAGAGGGTGATTTCCATACGTCACGTCGTCGCCGGGCAGGGAAATCTCCACCGACGGGCCGTGAACGTGACGACAGTCCCGTGGTGACGTTTCGTCGCCGTGCAACAGCACCCTGTAGCAGTGTGGCACACCATGTGAGCCCTTTTCACGCTGGGACACCAACTCTCGGGTATGTCCGATCAACAATACGTCTACACAATCCACGAGACGGAGACGACCAGGGAGGCGATGGGCGACCTGGATGCGATCATCAACGAGTACGCCAGAGAGGGCTGGCAACTCACCGAGACGATCGCACGCGAAGGGACGACGGTCGGCCTCATTTTCGAACGCGGGGTTTCCTGACGACCACGACGGGATCCTGGCGGATCGACTCGCGTGTCACTCCTGTTGTACCACCATCCGCTGGACTTCGACGGGGTACGTGTGGGTAAGCGAGTGCTCGCCGATGTCGATCGTCATAGTCACGTTCGTCGGCGTGACTGTCTGTACCCGGTCGAACGTCACGTCCGGGCTCGCGAGTATCTCGCCGTCCCGGGACAACAGCGTCCGGGTCGCCACGGTGACCCTTGTCCCGTTGTCCGTCGCGGAGACGCCGGTCGAGAGACTGTGAGTGCCCTCGAGTCGGGACGTGACCCGCTCGTGGACGGCGTCCGCGCCGGCGTAGGGCGCTTGCACCGCCAGCCACTCCTCGACGGGGACGAACTCGTAGACCGGCTCACGATCGGGCGTCTCCGTCCCGTTGGGGACCTCCTCGTGGTTGGTATGGCGGTAGGCAGCCACATACCGGATCGTGTCGTTGTCGGGGTAGTACGTAATCTCGCTCCGGTCGAGCGTGTCGTTCGTCGCAATCGGGTCGGCCAGACCGGGACCGGATCTAGAGTCGTTCAAATCGATCGCGGTTTCGCGTGGGCCGTCGTCGCTATCCGAGTCCGTGTCGTCTGGGGCTTGCTGTGCGAGATCGTCGGTCGCCGTCGGTGTGCCCTCACCGGCGCTTCCGATCGGACCGAGACAGCCCCCAACGACGAGGACAGTGAAGAGTGCGAGTGGAAGGACGTGTTTACGCTCGAACGCCATATATGCACTGAGAGCGATTTCGGAAAATACGTTCTGGAGAGCCAAGTCGTTGTTTGACCATCCACGGAGCGACGATCACGCAAACGCCTCGCCGAGATGTGAGATACATTTACCAGGACCGCTGGACAAAGCCGAAACGGAATCGATGACTGGTCCCCCACAACAAGCGAGCCAGCACTCCTCTCGGGATCGTCGCTCCGGTAGTCGACCGACCCAACAGCCCCGGAGCGATGCCGAAACGCCGGCCCTTTCGGTCCAGGGACTCTCGAAGTCCTTCGGGAGCGGCGCGGACGCGGTTACCGCAGTCGAGGACGTCTCGTTCACCGTCGAGTCCGGAGACGTAGTCGGGTTGCTCGGTCCGAACGGTGCCGGGAAGACGACGACGATCAAGTCGATTTTGGGGCTCGTTCGACCTGACGCTGGTGCTGTTCGAGTCAACGGGATCGACGTCGACGAGCATCCGCGGCGTGCCTACGAGCACGTCGATGCGATGCTAGAGGGGGCACGTAACGACTACTGGCGACTCACCGTCCGTGAGAACCTTCGATACTTTGCCGCCATTCGTGGCCACGATCCAAATGCCTTGACGGAGCGCCACACCGAGCTGCTGGACGCCTTGGAGATCGCATCGAAAGCAGATACACAGGTCAGGGATCTCTCCCGGGGCATGAAACAGAAGGTTTCGCTGGCGAGTGTCCTCGCTAGTGACGTCTCGGTTGCGTTTCTCGACGAGCCGACGCTTGGGTTAGATGTCGAGAGTTCCATGACGATTCGGCAGGAACTGGTCCGTCTCGCTGGGGAACACGACCTGACGCTACTGGTTTCAAGCCACGATATGGACGTTATCGAGGCGGTCTGTGATCGTGTGATCATCATGAACGGGGGGCGCGTCATCGTCGACGATACAGTCCCGAACTTGCTCGATGGCTTCGAAACCACAGGGTATCGGATCAGGCTTCGTCATATCGAGGATTCACTGGTCGAGGCGCTCCGCTCGGAGTTCGACCTCACGAGCGTCGAACAGCGGGGCGATCAGGTTACTTTCGAAGTCGCGGCGGACTCGGATCGGTTCTATCGGCTGATGGAACGATTGCAGGCAAATGACGTGGTACTCGCTGGCGTCGAAACGGTGCAGCCCGACCTCGATGACGTCTTCCTCGAGATCACGAGCGACGATGACGGGACGAGTTCGTCGCCACCTGCCGTCGATCGGGGGCCCAATCCATGACAACTGCCGAACGTGACGGTCGAGAGGGTGGTCAGTCGTCCGCTGGTGGGTACTATCACCTGATGCGGGCCGTGATCTATCGGGATTTGTTGATCTGGCTCCGATACCCGGTCAATGCTGTTCTCGGGCTCGTGATGGGCGTGTTCTTCTTCGCGCTGATGTTCTACGGCGGGCAGATGATCGCCGGACAGGCCCTGACTGATACGATCGAGGGGCTGATCGTGGGCTATTTCCTCTGGACACTCTCACAAGGTGCCTACATGGGCGCGATGAGTGCCGTCCAGTCCGAAGCGAGTTGGGGAACCCTCGAGCGTCACTATATCACACCCTTTGGCTTCGGCCCGGTGATGGCGGCCAAGGCGGTCGCCGTCGTGTTCCGAACGTTCCTCACGTCGTCGGTGATCCTCGCGTCGATGCTGTTGATATCCGGGACGGGCCTGGATGTGAACGTCCTGACGGTGGTCGTGATCGCCGGGTGTGGGATCGCGTCTGTCCTGGGGATCGGCCTGGCGATGGGCGGGCTAGGCGTGCTGTATAAGCGCATCGGGAACGTTACGACTCTCCTGCAGTTCGCATTCATTGGACTGATCTCGGCCCCGGTGTTCGAAATATCCTGGGCCGCGTTTCTCCCGCTCGCACAATCGAGTACGATGCTCCAGCAAGCGATGACCGATAACGTCCGTCTCTGGGAGTTTGAACCGGTCGCCCTGCTGATTCTGTTCGGCACGGCAATCGGCTACCTCGCGCTTGGCTATCTCGGATTTGTCCTGACGACCCGACGGGCGCGCCGTCTGGGGGTTCTCGGGGACTATTGAACAGGTGCCCCCGGCGGGTTGGGACGGAGATTCGGCCGTATCACGGGCCAGCACGCCAGAAGCCGGCCTCATTTGCCGGATTATTTACGGGATAAAGAAATCTTCAAAGGGCGGGCGGGCGCAAAGAGACCTAGCATGGGAGTACTCGAGACAGTCACGTTTGGGCTTTTTGCGCTGACGACCGTCGGGGCAAGCCTCGGCGTCGTCCTCGCCCGGGACGTCTGGCACTCGGCGCTGTTGCTCGGCGTGGCGCTGCTCAGTGTTGCCGTCCACTACGTCATGGCCCAGGCGCCGTTCGTCGCGGCGATGCAGGTCCTGGTGTACGTCGGCGGCGTCCTCATCCTGATAACCTTCGCCGTCATGTTGACGCGAGGGAGTGATGACGATCCGGAGATGGATCAACGTGGGGTGAGACAGTGAGCCGCCCGCGGATGGTCCGTGATCTGAACCCGGTGGGCGCGGTGGCCGCGCTCGCGTTGTTCGGCGTTCTCGCGGCAGTGTTCGTCAGCGCGACGTTCCCCGACGCGGCCGGCTTCGAGGCCGGGGTCAGCATCACGGCGGGGATCGGCTACGCGCTGTTCGACATGGCCGGGCAGTCCCCGATCGTGACTGAGGGCTTTCTCGTCTCGTTCGTCCTGATCGCGATCGCACTGGACGCCGCCCTCGACGGCGCGATCCTGCTGGCCCGTCGGGAGGATGGCTCGGTGCTGGATCGCGTCCGTGAGGGGGGTGAGAAGTGATGGTCGGCATCCTCGGCTATCTCCTGCTGTCGGCGGCCGTTTTCGCCATCGGTGTCTTTGGCATCTTGACCCGCAAGAACGCCCTCATGTTCTTGATGTCGGTCGAACTGATGCTCAACGCCGCGAACATCAACTTCGTCGCGTTCTCGTTGCATTACGGCAATCTCACCGGACAGGTCTTTGCCCTGTTCGTGATGGCACTGGCAGCCGCCGAGGTGGCGATCGGATTGGGGATCATCCTTGTCTTGGACCGGAACTTCGGTGGCATCGACGTGACGGTGCCGACGACGATGCGGAGGTAATATGACAGGAGCATTCGATCTCGCGCCGGCGATCGCACTGTTACCGCTTGCAGCGTTCGTGGTTGCGCTGTTTGGCGGGAACTACCTCCCGAAACGTGGCGCCCTGGCCGGCATCACCGCCCTGGCCGGCTCGCTCGTTCTCTCGATTTGGGCGCTGGTGACCGTCGCGGGTGGGGAGACGTATCACGCCGATCTCTATACCTTCGTCACGGGACAGGACACACTCTCGCTACATCTGGGCATTCTCATCGACCCGCTGTCAGCGTTGATGCTCGTGATCGTCTCGCTGATCGCCCTGCTGGTCTTTGTCTTCTCGCTGGGGTACATGAACGACGAGGGCGAGACCGGGCTCCCGCGGTACTACGCCGAACTCGGCCTGTTCTCCTTTAGCATGCTCGCGTTCGTCTTCGCGGACAACCTCCTGATGGCGTTCATGTTCTTCGAGCTGGTCGGTCTCTGTTCGTATCTGCTGATCGGCTTCTGGTTCCGCGAGGAAGGGCCATCCTCCGCGGCGAAGAAAGCCTTCCTCGTCACCCGTTTCGGGGACTACTTCTTCCTCGTCGGGACTGTCGGGATCTTCGCGACCTTCGGTACCGGCCTCTTCGCCGGGGCCGAGAGCTTCCCGCACATGGCCGAGCAAGCCCTGGCAGGCGAGCACAGCGTGACGACGTACTTCGGCCTGGGTGAACAGGCCTGGTTCACGGTGCTCGGATTGCTCGTGTTGGGCGGCGTGATCGGCAAGTCCGCCCAGTTCCCCTTACACACGTGGCTGCCCGACGCGATGGAAGGTCCGACCCCCGTCTCGGCGCTCATCCACGCCGCGACGATGGTCGCCGCCGGGGTTTACCTCGTCGCGCGGATGTACGGCTTCTACCTGCTCAGCCCAACGGCGCTGGGCGTGATCGCGCTGGTCGGCGGCTTCACCGCGCTGTTTGCGGCGTCGATGGCGCTGGTCAAACAGGAACTCAAGCAGGTGCTGGCGTACTCGACGATCAGCCAGTACGGCTACATGATGCTCGCGCTGGGTGGCGGCGGATACGTCGCTGCGGTCTTCCACCTCACGACACACGCGATCTTCAAGGCCCTGCTGTTCCTGGGGGCCGGTGCAGTCATCATCGCCATGCATCACAACGAGAACATGTGGGACATGGGTGGGCTGAAAGACCGGATGCCCGTCACCTACTATGCGTTCCTCTCGGGCTCGCTCGCGCTGGCGGGCATCTTCCCCTTCGCCGGCTTCTGGTCGAAAGACGAGGTGCTCTACGAGACCCTGATCCACGGGCTGGGCGGCTCGCCGCTGTTGCTCGCTGGCTACGCGATGGGTCTGCTCGCCGTCGCCTTCACCGGCTTCTACACCTTCCGGATGGTCTTTCTCACCTTCCACGGTGAACCCCGGACCGAAACCGCCGAGGACCCCCACGGCGTCCGCTGGAACGTCAAGCTCCCGCTCGCTGTGCTTGGAATCCTGGCGGCTGTCGCGGGCGTGATCAACCTCGCACCGGTCGAGAAGGTCACGGGCATCCACCTGACGTTCCTGCACGACTGGCTGGACATGGCCCCCGATTCGTTCGGAACGTCCGTCCACCACTACGGAGACCTCCTCCATCACTACGCGGGCTACACGGCCACGAATCCCCTGGGAGAAACCGGAACTGTCCTCGCGGGCGCCGCGGTCTCGCTCGGATTGGCCTTGCTCGGCGCCGGGATCGCTTACCGTCTGTACGCCGTCCCGGACCCCGAGGAACACACGGACAAACTCGGCTCGCTGAAGACGTTGCTCATGAACAACTACTACCAGGACGAGTATCAGGTCTGGCTCGCACGTGACGTGACGCTCCCGCTTTCGCGGGCGGCGGACACGTTCGATCAGAGCGTTATCGACGGCATCGTCGACGCGGTCAGCAGCGTGAGTCTCTTCGGCGGCGAACGCATCCGCCGGATCCAGACGGGGCTCGTGACTCACTACGCGACGCTGATCACCCTCTCGCTGGTCGCGTTGCTGGTCGCCTTCGGACTCCTCGAGGGGTGGTTCTGAATGCTACTGGAAGCACTCCTCGCAAGTGTTCTGGTCGGTTCCGGGATCGTCGCGCTAGCGCCGAATCGCTACGCCGGGAAACTCGCCGCTCTCCTCAGTCTCGTGCCACTCCTTGGGAGTCTCTACCTGTGGTCGGCCTTCGACGGGGTCGCCAATGCGTTGCTCTCGGGTGGCGAACCAGCCTTCGAGACCACGATGGGATGGATCGATCTGGCGGGCTATCAGCTACAGTGGCACGTCGGCCTGGACGGCGTGAGCATGCCGCTGGTAATCCTGACGACGATTCTGACCACGGCGGCGATCGTCTCGGCCTGGACGCCGATCGACGAGCGTCAGTCGCAGTTTTACGCACTCGTGCTCTTGCTCGAGGCGGGACTGCTCGGCGTGTTCGGGGCGCTTGACTTCTTCCTGTGGTTCGTCTTCTGGGAAGTCGTCCTCGTCCCGATGTACTTCCTGATCGCCATCTGGGGCGGTCCGCGCCGGAAGTACGCCGCGATCAAGTTCTTCGTCTACACCAACGTCGCCAGCCTGGCGATGTTCATCGGCTTCATCGCGCTGGTCTTCGGGCTGGGCGATAGCGTCACGACGCTGGGCCTCCCGGAGATCGCCCAGGCACTCAACGCCGGTGCACTCGGCGAGTTCGCGGGTCTCGGGCCGGGCGCGTTGAAGGGCGCGGCCTTCATCGCCATGTTCGCCGGTTTCGCAGTGAAGGTCCCGATGGTGCCGTTTCACACCTGGCTGCCGGACGCCCACGTCGAGGCGCCGACGCCGGTGTCGGTCCTGTTGGCGGGGGTCCTCCTGAAGATGGGGACCTACGCACTGCTGCGATTCAACTTCACCATGCTGCCAGAGGTCGCGAAAGCCAACGCAGAGATCATCGCGATCTTCGCGGTGGTGAGCGTGATTTACGGCGCGCTGCTCGCGCTGGCCCAGCGCGATCTCAAGCGGATCGTCGCGTACTCCTCGATCTCGTCGATGGGGTACGTCCTGCTGGGATTGATCGCCTACACCGTCCACGGGCTGGGCGGGGCGACCTTCCAGATGGTCAGCCACGGGTTCATCTCGGGGCTGATGTTCATGGTCGTCGGCGTGATCTACAACCAGACCCACACGCGGATGGTCGGGGACATGTCCGGACTCGCGGATCGAATGCCCGTGGCGGCCGGTATCTTCGTCGCCGCCGCGTTCGGGTACATGGGCCTGCCCCTCATGAGCGGGTTCGCCGCCGAGGTGCTGATCTTCCTCGGGGCGTTCCCCTCGACGGTGCTGCCGGGTGCGCCGATCTTCACCGCTCTCGCGATGTTCGGGATCGTGATCGTGGCGGGCTACCTGCTTCTCGCGATGCAGCGGACGCTGTTCGGACCGTTCTCCCTGGAGACCGACTATGAACTCGGGCGGGCGCCCGTCCACGACGTGGCGCCGCTCGTGGTCCTGTTGGCCTGCGTGATCGCCCTGGGGGTCGCTCCTGACCTCTTCTACGGGATGATCCAAGACGCGATTGGTCCGATCCTCGAACTCGGAGGTGGTGTCTAATGGCTGTGATCGATCTCCCGACCTGGGCCGCGCTGGCACCCGCTCTCGTGTTGGGGGCGACGGCGCTGGCTCTGTTCGTGATCGACAGTATCGAACCGGAACCCGACACGACGAGTCCGGCGTTGCTGACCGGCGTCGGCCTGCTCGGGGCGCTTTCCGCCCTCGGGTTCAACGTCTGGTACCTGCTTGCGGGAACGGGTCAGACTACGCCGATCGACCTGTTTGGCGGCCAGTTGCTGGTCGACGGCATGACGCTGGTGCTCGGGACGATTGTCGCCAGCGTCCTCGCCTTGGTCGTGCTCGCGAGCTACGACTACATCGACGGCGAGCCCTACCAGGCGGAGTACTTCTCGTTGCTCTTCCTTGCGGCGACCGGCATGACGCTGCTTGGCTCGGTCGATAGCTTCGCGACGGCCTTCATCGCGCTGGAGCTGTCGAGTCTGCCCTCCTACGCGTTGGTCGCCTACCTCAAGGACAACCGCGGCAGCGTCGAGGGCGGACTGAAGTACTTCCTCGTCGGGGCGCTCTCGTCAGCGATCTTCGCCTACGGGATCAGTCTGGTATACGGCGCGACCGGGTCACTGCAGTTCGACGCCGTCGCAGGCGCGGTCGATCCGACCGCACTGCCGGGGATTCTCGGCGTCGGAATCGTGATGGTCGTCGGTGGCGTCGCGTTCAAGACCGCCAGCGTCCCGTTCCACTTCTGGGCGCCCGAGGCCTACGAGGGCGCGCCGACGCCCATCTCGGCGTTCATCTCCTCGGCGTCGAAGGCCGCCGGATTCGTCCTGGCCTTCCGGATCTTCACGACTGCGTTCCCGCTGGAGGCCGTCGCGAGTACCATCGACTGGCTCGTCCTATTCCAGGTGCTTGCGGTCGCCACGATGATCCTGGGTAACTTCGCGGCCGCCACCCAGGAGTCGGTCAAGCGCATGCTCGCCTACTCGTCGGTCGGCCACGCCGGGTACGTCCTGATCGCGCTGGCGGCACTGACGCCGACGGCCAACGCCGACCTCGTGCTCGGGGCTGGCATGCTACACCTGCTGGTCTACGGCTTCATGAACACCGGCGCGTTCCTGTTCGTCGCCCTGGCGGAGTACTGGGACGTCGGCCGAACGTTCGAGGACTACGCCGGACTGGCCACGGAAGCACCGGTCGCCTCGGTGGCGATGACGGTGTTCCTGTTCAGCCTCGCCGGCCTGCCCGTCGGGGCAGGCTTCCTCTCGAAGTACGTCCTCTTTGGCGCCGCGGTCGGGGCCGGCCTGTGGTGGCTGGCCGCGGTCGGGGCGATCGCCAGCGCCCTCTCGCTGTTCTACTACTCGCGGGTCGTCAAGGCGCTGTGGGTCGAGGAACCGACCCAGGAGTTCGAGATCGAGTCCTATCCTGTCGGGCTCTATGTGGCCATCGTCGTCGCGGCGGTCGTCACGGTCCTATTGCTTCCGGCCTTCGGGCTCGCAAGCGACCAAGCGATCGCCGCTGCGGGCGCGCTGGTGTAGGGCCGACCGGATAGAACCTGCAAACCGTCATCCGCGGCACTCCACGTTCGCTGTCGGCTCCGTCGGGACGGTCGTCGAGTGGTGCTCGGCGGATCGTCGTTTGATTTCCGAGTGGAGATCGCGCTGTTCACGCAACGAATCCGAACCGGCCCCGTCGCTTTCGGAGGGCCGGACGGGTTTCCGATTACGCGGTATCTAAGTGCCGGCAGGAACACAAGCGGGTATGAAAGCGACAGCGACGGCCCACCCGATCCAGGGACTGGTGAAGTACCACGGGATACGCGATCCCGACCTGCGGACGCCGTATCACGATTCGATCAGTCTCTGTACTGCACCGAGTAACTCCACGACGACCGTCGCCTTCGAACCCGATCGCAACGAGGACACCTACGTCATCGACGGCGACCGCGTCGACGGGCGTGGCGCCGAACGCATCCGGACCGTCGTCGATCACGTCCGCGAGCGGGCCGGGATCGATCACGCCGTCCGGATGGAAAGCGAGAACAATTTCCCGACGAACGTGGGGTTTGGCTCCTCGGCGTCGGGCTTTGCCGCACTGGCGACCGCCCTGGTCGAAGCCACCGACCTTGAGCTCACGCACCCTGAAATTTCGACGATCGCTCGTCGGGGATCGACGTCCGCGGCGCGGGCGGTCACGGGCGGGTTCTCTGATCTCCGAGCGGGCAGCAACGATGCCGACTGTCGCTCGGAACGGCTCGATGTCGACTTCGAGGACGACGTGCGGATCGTCGGCGCAGTGATCCCCGCATACAAGGAGACCGAGGCGGCCCACGCAGAGGCTGAAGACAGCCACATGTTCCAGGGCCGACTCGCTCACGTTCACGAACAGCTCGCGGACATGCGCGACGCGCTCGGCCGCGGCGACTTCGAGCGGACCTTCGAGATCGCCGAGCACGATACGCTCTCGCTGGCGGCGACGACGATGACCGGCCCGAGCGGGTGGGTATACTGGCAGCCCGAGAGTCTGGCGGTCTTCGAAACCGTGCGGAACCTTCGCTCGGACGGCGTCCCGGTCTACTTCTCGGGCGACACCGGCGCGAGTATCTACATCAACACCACAGCCGAGCACGTCGATCAGGTGGAGTCGACAATCAGCGACCTCGGGATCGAGACGCGTGTCTGGCGCGTCGGCGGGCCCGCACGCGTCCGCAATGCCGACGCAGCGCTGTTCTGAGGGTCACCACGGACGCTTGAGTCGATTCATTCCCACGAAGCGCTGTTTCGGCGGGTTTGGTGGGGACCCGACGAAACGGGTCCGTGCCTTTAGGCTACTGGCGTGCCAATCAAGCCCATGCGTGTCGCCATCTTCGGCGGAGGGTATGCCGGCGTCAGTGTCACCCGTCGGCTGGAACGATCGCTGTCGTCCGACGACGAGTTGCTCGTCGTCGACGAATCGGGGACTCACATCGTCCGTCACCTGCTCCATCGGTCGATCCGCCGTCCCGAGGTCCTGGGGGACCTCACGCTGTCGCTGGAGGAACTGTTCGATCGGGCGACCGTCCGAGAGGCCCGAGTCACCGACCTCGATGCCGAGACCGGTGTGGCGACGCTGGCCGACGGCGAGACGATCGAGTACGATGTCGGGGCCGTGTGTATCGGTTCCGAACCGGCGTTTTACGGACTCGACGGCGTCGCCGACCACGCCGTCACACTCCACCGGCCCGGCGACCCACAGACAGTCAGATCGGCGTTCCTCGAGTCGCTGTCGGACGACGGACGGGTAGTGGTCGGAGGCGGCGGACTCACAGGTGTCCAGGTAGCGGGCGAACTCGCCGCGCTGGCTGGGGAACGTGGCGCTGCCGACCGTCTCGACATCCGGCTTCTCGAAGAGGCTGATTCGGTCCCGCCAGGCTACGACGATCGTCTCCAGGACGCCGTCCGCAAAG harbors:
- a CDS encoding complex I subunit 4 family protein translates to MLLEALLASVLVGSGIVALAPNRYAGKLAALLSLVPLLGSLYLWSAFDGVANALLSGGEPAFETTMGWIDLAGYQLQWHVGLDGVSMPLVILTTILTTAAIVSAWTPIDERQSQFYALVLLLEAGLLGVFGALDFFLWFVFWEVVLVPMYFLIAIWGGPRRKYAAIKFFVYTNVASLAMFIGFIALVFGLGDSVTTLGLPEIAQALNAGALGEFAGLGPGALKGAAFIAMFAGFAVKVPMVPFHTWLPDAHVEAPTPVSVLLAGVLLKMGTYALLRFNFTMLPEVAKANAEIIAIFAVVSVIYGALLALAQRDLKRIVAYSSISSMGYVLLGLIAYTVHGLGGATFQMVSHGFISGLMFMVVGVIYNQTHTRMVGDMSGLADRMPVAAGIFVAAAFGYMGLPLMSGFAAEVLIFLGAFPSTVLPGAPIFTALAMFGIVIVAGYLLLAMQRTLFGPFSLETDYELGRAPVHDVAPLVVLLACVIALGVAPDLFYGMIQDAIGPILELGGGV
- the nuoL gene encoding NADH-quinone oxidoreductase subunit L, yielding MTGAFDLAPAIALLPLAAFVVALFGGNYLPKRGALAGITALAGSLVLSIWALVTVAGGETYHADLYTFVTGQDTLSLHLGILIDPLSALMLVIVSLIALLVFVFSLGYMNDEGETGLPRYYAELGLFSFSMLAFVFADNLLMAFMFFELVGLCSYLLIGFWFREEGPSSAAKKAFLVTRFGDYFFLVGTVGIFATFGTGLFAGAESFPHMAEQALAGEHSVTTYFGLGEQAWFTVLGLLVLGGVIGKSAQFPLHTWLPDAMEGPTPVSALIHAATMVAAGVYLVARMYGFYLLSPTALGVIALVGGFTALFAASMALVKQELKQVLAYSTISQYGYMMLALGGGGYVAAVFHLTTHAIFKALLFLGAGAVIIAMHHNENMWDMGGLKDRMPVTYYAFLSGSLALAGIFPFAGFWSKDEVLYETLIHGLGGSPLLLAGYAMGLLAVAFTGFYTFRMVFLTFHGEPRTETAEDPHGVRWNVKLPLAVLGILAAVAGVINLAPVEKVTGIHLTFLHDWLDMAPDSFGTSVHHYGDLLHHYAGYTATNPLGETGTVLAGAAVSLGLALLGAGIAYRLYAVPDPEEHTDKLGSLKTLLMNNYYQDEYQVWLARDVTLPLSRAADTFDQSVIDGIVDAVSSVSLFGGERIRRIQTGLVTHYATLITLSLVALLVAFGLLEGWF
- a CDS encoding ABC transporter ATP-binding protein gives rise to the protein MTGPPQQASQHSSRDRRSGSRPTQQPRSDAETPALSVQGLSKSFGSGADAVTAVEDVSFTVESGDVVGLLGPNGAGKTTTIKSILGLVRPDAGAVRVNGIDVDEHPRRAYEHVDAMLEGARNDYWRLTVRENLRYFAAIRGHDPNALTERHTELLDALEIASKADTQVRDLSRGMKQKVSLASVLASDVSVAFLDEPTLGLDVESSMTIRQELVRLAGEHDLTLLVSSHDMDVIEAVCDRVIIMNGGRVIVDDTVPNLLDGFETTGYRIRLRHIEDSLVEALRSEFDLTSVEQRGDQVTFEVAADSDRFYRLMERLQANDVVLAGVETVQPDLDDVFLEITSDDDGTSSSPPAVDRGPNP
- the nuoK gene encoding NADH-quinone oxidoreductase subunit NuoK, with the translated sequence MVGILGYLLLSAAVFAIGVFGILTRKNALMFLMSVELMLNAANINFVAFSLHYGNLTGQVFALFVMALAAAEVAIGLGIILVLDRNFGGIDVTVPTTMRR
- the mvaD gene encoding phosphomevalonate decarboxylase MvaD is translated as MKATATAHPIQGLVKYHGIRDPDLRTPYHDSISLCTAPSNSTTTVAFEPDRNEDTYVIDGDRVDGRGAERIRTVVDHVRERAGIDHAVRMESENNFPTNVGFGSSASGFAALATALVEATDLELTHPEISTIARRGSTSAARAVTGGFSDLRAGSNDADCRSERLDVDFEDDVRIVGAVIPAYKETEAAHAEAEDSHMFQGRLAHVHEQLADMRDALGRGDFERTFEIAEHDTLSLAATTMTGPSGWVYWQPESLAVFETVRNLRSDGVPVYFSGDTGASIYINTTAEHVDQVESTISDLGIETRVWRVGGPARVRNADAALF
- a CDS encoding NAD(P)/FAD-dependent oxidoreductase, whose amino-acid sequence is MRVAIFGGGYAGVSVTRRLERSLSSDDELLVVDESGTHIVRHLLHRSIRRPEVLGDLTLSLEELFDRATVREARVTDLDAETGVATLADGETIEYDVGAVCIGSEPAFYGLDGVADHAVTLHRPGDPQTVRSAFLESLSDDGRVVVGGGGLTGVQVAGELAALAGERGAADRLDIRLLEEADSVPPGYDDRLQDAVRKALVSAGVTVETGVTITGASADRIQVAEGGSIEYDCFVWTGGITGSSALGDERPDVRANLRVGERTFALGDAVRVIDADGRVVPATAQAATGQASVAARNVATILEHRRSGNADFEPRLERYRYDESGWTISVGDDAVAKVGPKVLTGTAAVGMKTLVGAEHLSRIGAVREAVEHVKEALTEA
- a CDS encoding NADH-quinone oxidoreductase subunit N, which translates into the protein MAVIDLPTWAALAPALVLGATALALFVIDSIEPEPDTTSPALLTGVGLLGALSALGFNVWYLLAGTGQTTPIDLFGGQLLVDGMTLVLGTIVASVLALVVLASYDYIDGEPYQAEYFSLLFLAATGMTLLGSVDSFATAFIALELSSLPSYALVAYLKDNRGSVEGGLKYFLVGALSSAIFAYGISLVYGATGSLQFDAVAGAVDPTALPGILGVGIVMVVGGVAFKTASVPFHFWAPEAYEGAPTPISAFISSASKAAGFVLAFRIFTTAFPLEAVASTIDWLVLFQVLAVATMILGNFAAATQESVKRMLAYSSVGHAGYVLIALAALTPTANADLVLGAGMLHLLVYGFMNTGAFLFVALAEYWDVGRTFEDYAGLATEAPVASVAMTVFLFSLAGLPVGAGFLSKYVLFGAAVGAGLWWLAAVGAIASALSLFYYSRVVKALWVEEPTQEFEIESYPVGLYVAIVVAAVVTVLLLPAFGLASDQAIAAAGALV
- a CDS encoding NADH-quinone oxidoreductase subunit J; protein product: MGVLETVTFGLFALTTVGASLGVVLARDVWHSALLLGVALLSVAVHYVMAQAPFVAAMQVLVYVGGVLILITFAVMLTRGSDDDPEMDQRGVRQ
- a CDS encoding ABC transporter permease → MTTAERDGREGGQSSAGGYYHLMRAVIYRDLLIWLRYPVNAVLGLVMGVFFFALMFYGGQMIAGQALTDTIEGLIVGYFLWTLSQGAYMGAMSAVQSEASWGTLERHYITPFGFGPVMAAKAVAVVFRTFLTSSVILASMLLISGTGLDVNVLTVVVIAGCGIASVLGIGLAMGGLGVLYKRIGNVTTLLQFAFIGLISAPVFEISWAAFLPLAQSSTMLQQAMTDNVRLWEFEPVALLILFGTAIGYLALGYLGFVLTTRRARRLGVLGDY